In one Butyrivibrio proteoclasticus B316 genomic region, the following are encoded:
- a CDS encoding UTP--glucose-1-phosphate uridylyltransferase → MDLQSAREKLAKFGQEHVLKYYDELTEAEQKDLLNQIDETDFAVLENCKNLGKSEGRGEFSPLAAMQVSEIKEREEEFRKIGVETIKAGKVAAVLLAGGMGTRLGSDNPKGMYDIGLTKPVYIFQRIIENLQDTVKQADGAYIHLFIMTSEKNNDATVNFLKEHNYFGYPEDKITFFKQDMAPASDYDGKVYMEAKGRISTSPNGNAGWYSSMLKAGLRDVLLKEGIEWIDIFAVDNVLQRIADPCFVGATVNAGVSCGAKVVRKNAPDEKVGVMCLEDGRPSIVEYYELSQEMMDAKDENGDPAYNYGVILNYLFNEKALFNIAKNTLPLHVVEKKIPYIDENANLIKPEAPNGCKFEQLVLDMIHELDTCLPYEVVREHEFAPIKNKTGVDSVESARELCKLNGIEL, encoded by the coding sequence ATGGATTTACAGAGTGCTAGAGAGAAACTCGCTAAGTTTGGACAGGAGCATGTCCTCAAATATTATGATGAGCTTACAGAAGCTGAGCAGAAAGATCTTCTGAATCAGATAGATGAGACAGATTTTGCTGTACTTGAGAACTGCAAGAACCTTGGTAAGAGTGAGGGAAGAGGAGAGTTTTCTCCACTTGCTGCAATGCAGGTTTCTGAGATCAAGGAAAGAGAAGAAGAGTTCAGAAAGATTGGTGTTGAGACAATTAAGGCCGGTAAGGTAGCTGCAGTTCTTTTAGCAGGTGGAATGGGAACAAGACTTGGATCTGACAACCCTAAGGGAATGTATGATATCGGACTTACTAAGCCTGTATATATTTTCCAGAGAATCATTGAGAACCTTCAGGATACTGTTAAACAGGCCGACGGTGCATATATTCATCTCTTTATCATGACAAGTGAGAAGAATAATGATGCTACAGTAAACTTCCTCAAGGAACACAACTATTTCGGTTATCCTGAGGATAAGATCACATTCTTCAAACAGGATATGGCTCCTGCTTCTGATTATGACGGCAAGGTTTATATGGAAGCTAAGGGCAGGATTTCAACTTCTCCTAATGGAAATGCAGGCTGGTATTCTTCAATGCTCAAGGCAGGCCTTCGTGATGTCCTGTTAAAAGAGGGGATTGAGTGGATCGACATTTTTGCAGTGGATAACGTGCTTCAGAGAATTGCTGATCCTTGCTTCGTTGGAGCAACTGTTAATGCAGGTGTTTCATGTGGTGCCAAGGTTGTCAGAAAGAATGCTCCTGATGAGAAGGTTGGTGTAATGTGTCTTGAGGATGGCAGACCTTCCATCGTTGAGTACTATGAGCTTTCACAGGAGATGATGGATGCCAAGGATGAAAATGGTGATCCTGCGTATAACTATGGTGTTATCCTCAACTACCTCTTTAATGAGAAGGCACTTTTCAACATTGCCAAGAATACTCTTCCTCTTCACGTTGTTGAGAAGAAGATTCCATATATTGATGAGAATGCAAACCTCATCAAGCCTGAGGCTCCAAATGGATGCAAGTTTGAGCAGCTGGTTCTTGATATGATCCATGAGCTTGATACATGCCTTCCATACGAAGTTGTAAGAGAGCATGAGTTTGCTCCTATCAAGAATAAAACAGGTGTTGATTCAGTAGAATCAGCAAGAGAGCTCTGCAAGCTTAATGGAATTGAGCTATAA
- the galE gene encoding UDP-glucose 4-epimerase GalE — protein MAILVTGGAGYIGSHTVVELQNAGYDVVVMDNLANSSKKVIGRVEALTGKKVPFYETDIRDREGLEKIFSNEKIDSVIHFAGLKAVGESVQKPWEYYENNIAGTLTLVDVMRQHGCKNIIFSSSATVYGNPAFIPITEECPKGTCTNPYGWTKSMLEQVLSDIQKADPEWNVVLLRYFNPIGAHKSGTIGENPNGIPNNLMPYITQVAVGKLPELNVFGNDYDTHDGTGVRDYIHVVDLALGHVKALKKLEPGSGLNIYNLGTGVGYSVLDIVKNFEEATGVKIPYVIRDRRPGDIATCYSNADKAEKELGWKAENGIKEMCADSWRWQSQNPNGYED, from the coding sequence ATGGCTATTCTTGTAACAGGCGGAGCAGGATACATTGGATCACATACAGTAGTTGAACTTCAGAATGCGGGATATGATGTTGTTGTTATGGACAACCTGGCTAATTCCAGCAAGAAGGTTATCGGAAGAGTAGAAGCTCTCACCGGTAAAAAGGTTCCATTCTACGAGACAGATATAAGAGACAGAGAAGGTCTTGAGAAGATCTTTTCAAATGAGAAGATCGATAGCGTTATTCATTTTGCAGGACTTAAGGCAGTTGGCGAATCTGTACAGAAGCCATGGGAATACTACGAGAATAATATAGCCGGTACACTTACACTTGTTGATGTTATGAGACAGCACGGATGCAAGAATATTATTTTCTCATCATCAGCAACAGTATATGGTAACCCTGCATTTATTCCTATCACAGAGGAGTGCCCTAAGGGAACATGTACTAACCCTTATGGATGGACCAAGTCAATGCTCGAGCAGGTTCTTTCTGATATTCAGAAGGCTGATCCTGAATGGAATGTAGTACTTCTTCGTTACTTCAATCCTATCGGTGCGCATAAGAGCGGTACAATCGGCGAGAACCCTAACGGAATTCCTAACAACCTTATGCCTTATATTACACAGGTTGCAGTTGGAAAGCTTCCTGAGCTTAATGTATTCGGTAATGACTATGATACACATGACGGTACAGGAGTAAGAGATTATATCCACGTTGTTGATCTTGCACTTGGACATGTTAAGGCGCTTAAAAAGCTTGAGCCGGGCAGCGGACTTAATATCTACAACCTTGGAACAGGCGTAGGCTACAGTGTTCTTGATATAGTCAAGAACTTTGAAGAGGCTACAGGCGTTAAGATTCCTTATGTTATCAGAGACAGGAGACCCGGTGATATCGCAACCTGCTATTCAAATGCGGACAAAGCTGAGAAGGAACTTGGCTGGAAGGCTGAGAATGGTATCAAGGAGATGTGTGCTGATTCCTGGAGATGGCAGAGTCAGAATCCTAATGGATATGAGGACTGA
- a CDS encoding phosphatase, with protein MYKIECDTHTHTLYSRHAYSTIEENIRSASEKGIKLLASTDHFSDMLFGDYENVKNYQYFFCCNNWPRQWKGVTLLRGCEADIVDMEGNFFGHDIAIRKSVIGDTYDPEKNLQEMVFEKLDFVIASVHAKRHTIGKSVAENTNMYIKALENPKVFFIGHIGRAGVPFEMDEVLKRARDLHKPIEINEHSFSWEGHHQMVCRELAVRCAELGVSICVNTDAHMALEIGETGRAQAMLEEIGFPQELIINRTRESFLQGLSECGIELTL; from the coding sequence ATGTACAAGATTGAATGCGATACCCATACACATACGTTATATTCACGTCATGCATATTCGACAATTGAAGAGAATATCAGATCTGCAAGTGAAAAGGGAATTAAGCTTCTTGCAAGCACAGATCATTTCAGCGACATGCTCTTTGGAGATTATGAGAACGTCAAGAATTATCAATATTTCTTTTGCTGTAATAACTGGCCCAGGCAGTGGAAGGGCGTAACACTCCTTCGAGGCTGCGAAGCTGATATTGTGGATATGGAGGGTAACTTCTTTGGCCATGATATAGCCATCAGGAAATCGGTCATTGGAGATACATATGATCCTGAGAAGAATCTTCAGGAGATGGTATTTGAGAAGCTTGATTTTGTTATTGCTTCAGTTCACGCCAAGAGACATACTATAGGAAAGAGTGTAGCTGAGAATACTAATATGTATATCAAGGCACTTGAGAATCCCAAGGTTTTCTTTATCGGCCACATAGGAAGAGCAGGAGTCCCTTTTGAAATGGATGAAGTTCTGAAAAGGGCCAGAGACCTTCACAAGCCTATTGAGATCAATGAGCACAGCTTTTCGTGGGAAGGTCATCATCAGATGGTATGCAGAGAGCTTGCTGTCAGATGTGCAGAGCTTGGAGTTTCTATATGTGTTAATACAGATGCGCACATGGCTCTTGAAATTGGGGAGACAGGAAGAGCTCAGGCCATGCTTGAGGAAATAGGTTTTCCACAGGAGCTTATAATTAACAGAACCAGAGAGAGTTTCCTTCAGGGACTTTCAGAATGCGGAATAGAGCTTACTCTTTAA
- a CDS encoding S1C family serine protease, protein MYEDDKMEQGGVKTNDSTNDNSQNNTQGNTVNSTSQNYSQTYSQNYGAYGSGQGQANNTYSYNPYSYGNNQQSQNTYSYGNTGNGYTYNQQQTRTYGTYQYNNSNATAAPVKPAKKNTAAIVVAAVAILALLVGGVGASYFAIANKVADKVAETTQVQEDTTEKAQVAQTETSEDKVQTTTVSAETKAVVTDVTAVVEEVMPAMVIIHNNYTASASYFGYVQTQEATASGSGIIVGQNDSELLIATNYHVIEGADSLEVIFNDESTIKADVKGTNSDMDLAVIAVSLDEISSDTMSSIKVATLGDSDALVLGEPAIAIGNALGYGQSVTTGVISALNRQVELDDGSSREFIQTDAAINPGNSGGALLNLQGEVIGINSNKIGGDTVEGMGYAIPISAAKPIIEQLMNEQTKIKYSEDKRGYIGISGVSVTSEVSAVYGLPLGVYIAEVTNGGGAEAAGITKGDVIVSFDGMEIASMDDLKNRLQYYPIGATVPVTVMRQNGSEYTEVTYNVTLGGATETSSQDSTQLKTVEAQDSMMASRHQPSLKTDQETLDQAMVDIDQE, encoded by the coding sequence ATGTACGAAGATGATAAGATGGAACAGGGTGGTGTAAAAACTAACGATAGCACAAATGATAATTCTCAGAATAACACACAGGGTAATACAGTAAATTCTACTTCTCAGAATTACTCACAGACATATTCTCAGAACTATGGTGCTTATGGAAGTGGACAGGGACAGGCAAACAATACCTATTCTTATAATCCTTACTCCTATGGTAATAATCAGCAGAGCCAGAATACTTACAGCTATGGCAATACAGGAAATGGATATACTTACAATCAGCAGCAGACTCGCACATATGGTACATATCAGTACAATAACAGCAACGCGACTGCAGCTCCTGTTAAACCGGCCAAGAAGAATACAGCAGCAATAGTTGTAGCAGCAGTTGCTATTCTTGCTCTCCTTGTAGGCGGTGTTGGTGCTTCTTATTTTGCAATCGCCAATAAGGTAGCTGATAAAGTTGCAGAGACAACACAGGTTCAGGAAGATACAACTGAGAAGGCTCAGGTGGCACAGACAGAAACTTCTGAGGACAAGGTTCAGACAACTACTGTTTCTGCAGAAACTAAGGCTGTTGTTACAGATGTTACAGCCGTTGTAGAAGAGGTAATGCCAGCAATGGTAATTATCCACAACAACTATACAGCTTCAGCAAGCTATTTTGGCTATGTACAGACTCAGGAAGCTACAGCATCAGGAAGCGGAATTATAGTTGGACAGAATGATTCAGAACTTTTGATAGCAACCAATTATCATGTAATTGAGGGTGCTGATTCTTTGGAAGTTATCTTTAATGATGAATCTACTATAAAAGCTGATGTTAAGGGTACAAACTCAGACATGGATCTTGCTGTTATCGCAGTTTCTCTTGATGAGATTTCAAGCGATACAATGAGTAGTATTAAAGTGGCAACTCTTGGCGATAGTGATGCTCTTGTACTTGGAGAACCGGCTATAGCAATTGGTAATGCTCTTGGTTATGGACAGTCAGTTACAACAGGTGTTATTTCAGCACTTAACCGTCAGGTAGAACTTGATGATGGATCTTCAAGAGAATTCATTCAGACTGACGCAGCTATCAATCCTGGTAACTCAGGTGGTGCACTTCTGAATCTTCAGGGTGAAGTAATTGGTATTAACTCCAATAAGATTGGTGGAGATACAGTAGAAGGAATGGGATATGCAATTCCGATTTCTGCTGCAAAACCTATCATTGAACAGCTTATGAATGAGCAGACCAAGATCAAGTATTCCGAAGATAAAAGAGGCTATATCGGAATATCAGGAGTAAGTGTTACATCTGAAGTATCTGCAGTTTATGGACTTCCACTTGGTGTTTATATTGCAGAAGTAACAAATGGAGGCGGTGCTGAGGCAGCTGGCATCACAAAGGGCGATGTTATCGTTTCATTTGATGGAATGGAAATTGCTTCTATGGATGATCTCAAGAACAGACTTCAGTATTATCCGATCGGAGCTACAGTGCCTGTAACTGTTATGAGACAGAACGGTTCAGAGTATACAGAAGTTACATATAATGTTACACTAGGAGGAGCAACCGAGACTAGTTCTCAGGACTCCACGCAGCTGAAAACGGTGGAAGCTCAGGACAGTATGATGGCAAGCAGACACCAGCCAAGCCTGAAGACAGATCAGGAAACTTTGGATCAGGCAATGGTGGACATTGATCAAGAATAG
- the clpX gene encoding ATP-dependent Clp protease ATP-binding subunit ClpX, with amino-acid sequence MTDNRNDDFDFREVTDDESVDIKDEDNKQEFEDVCFVCRRPESKAGKMFHLPNNISICNDCMHKTMDTVSQFDYQNMLNNPNLMNELNKQTGMPNMGFFNMGDLTNGNFNMGGGIPNSQKIKKKSEKSSKAAIDIKNIPAPHKIKAKLDEYVIGQDQAKKVMSVAVYNHYKRVATDTMDEIEIEKSNILLLGPTGSGKTYLVKTLAKLLDVPLAIADATSLTEAGYIGDDIESVVSKLLAAAGNDVEKTEHGIIFIDEIDKIAKKKNTTSRDVSGESVQQGMLKLLEGSNVEVPVGAGSKNAMVPLATVNTRNILFICGGAFPDLEDIITQRLNKQTSIGFDADLKDKYEDDPNILSKVTVDDLKKFGMIPEFLGRLPIICSLQALTKDMLVKILKEPKNAILKQYQKLLALDEVDLLFDDTALEAIAEKALEKDTGARALRAIIEEFMLDIMYEIPKDDNIGRVTITRDYIEGKASPLIEIRGESVQPRLPQLNVEQATNT; translated from the coding sequence ATGACAGACAACAGAAATGATGATTTCGATTTCAGAGAAGTTACAGATGATGAGAGCGTAGATATTAAGGACGAAGACAACAAGCAGGAATTTGAAGACGTATGCTTTGTTTGCAGAAGACCTGAGAGTAAGGCTGGTAAGATGTTCCATCTTCCGAACAATATATCAATCTGTAACGATTGTATGCACAAGACGATGGATACAGTGAGCCAGTTTGATTATCAGAATATGCTTAATAATCCTAATCTCATGAATGAGCTTAACAAACAGACAGGAATGCCTAACATGGGATTTTTTAACATGGGAGATCTCACGAACGGCAATTTCAATATGGGCGGCGGAATCCCTAATTCTCAGAAGATCAAGAAAAAGAGTGAGAAGAGCAGTAAAGCTGCTATAGACATCAAGAATATTCCTGCTCCGCACAAGATCAAGGCTAAGCTTGATGAGTACGTTATTGGACAGGATCAGGCCAAAAAGGTAATGTCTGTTGCTGTTTATAATCATTATAAGAGAGTAGCAACGGATACAATGGATGAGATTGAAATTGAGAAATCCAATATCCTTCTCTTGGGACCAACAGGAAGTGGTAAGACATATCTGGTCAAGACTCTTGCCAAACTCCTTGATGTGCCGCTTGCCATTGCAGATGCTACATCACTTACAGAGGCCGGATATATTGGAGATGATATCGAGAGCGTTGTAAGTAAGCTTCTTGCTGCAGCAGGCAATGATGTTGAGAAAACTGAGCATGGTATTATCTTTATCGATGAGATAGATAAAATTGCCAAGAAGAAAAATACTACCAGCAGAGATGTAAGCGGAGAATCTGTTCAGCAGGGAATGCTCAAGCTCCTTGAGGGTTCCAATGTGGAAGTTCCTGTAGGCGCCGGCAGCAAGAATGCCATGGTTCCGCTTGCTACTGTTAATACCAGAAATATTCTCTTTATATGTGGTGGTGCATTCCCTGATCTTGAAGACATCATTACTCAGAGACTTAATAAGCAGACATCCATAGGATTTGATGCTGATCTTAAGGATAAATATGAAGATGATCCTAACATTTTGTCCAAGGTAACAGTTGATGATCTCAAGAAGTTCGGCATGATTCCTGAGTTTTTGGGCCGTCTTCCTATAATCTGTTCCCTTCAGGCTCTTACCAAGGATATGCTGGTCAAGATATTAAAAGAGCCCAAGAATGCTATCCTCAAGCAATATCAGAAGCTCCTTGCTCTTGATGAAGTAGATTTATTATTTGATGATACAGCTCTTGAAGCTATAGCAGAGAAAGCTCTTGAAAAGGATACTGGAGCAAGAGCTCTCCGTGCTATTATCGAGGAATTCATGCTTGATATCATGTATGAGATTCCCAAGGATGACAATATCGGAAGAGTGACAATTACACGTGACTATATTGAGGGTAAGGCATCTCCTCTAATTGAGATAAGAGGAGAATCTGTTCAGCCAAGGCTTCCTCAGTTAAACGTAGAGCAGGCTACAAATACCTGA
- the arcC gene encoding carbamate kinase — translation MDNIKAVVSLGHDALGVTTSEQLTATKVAATALADLVEAGYLLTITHSNGPQVSMIHKAMTELHRMYIDYTAAPMCVCNAMSQGYVGYDIQNSLKAELTARGISKAVSTILTQVTVDPYDEAFYAPTKAIGRYMSKEDADNEIKKGNFVKEDPGKGYRRIVAAPKPIDIVEIDAIKALVDAGQIVIACGGGGIPVIQQGHILKGASAVIEKDAIAGKLAADLKSDKLIILTSVPYVYKNFQKEGQEEISKMSVSEAKAYIEAGEFGETDMLPKIEAAIEFLESNHDGEVVITSLGSVKDALKGKAGTRITF, via the coding sequence ATGGATAACATTAAAGCAGTAGTTTCTCTAGGACACGACGCTCTCGGTGTTACAACCTCAGAGCAGCTCACAGCTACCAAAGTCGCAGCTACGGCTCTTGCAGATCTTGTAGAAGCCGGTTACCTTCTTACAATTACACACAGTAACGGACCTCAGGTCAGCATGATACACAAGGCCATGACTGAGCTTCACAGAATGTATATTGATTACACCGCAGCTCCCATGTGCGTATGTAACGCAATGAGCCAGGGCTATGTAGGATATGATATTCAGAATTCCCTCAAGGCAGAGCTCACAGCAAGGGGTATTTCCAAGGCTGTCAGCACAATCCTGACACAGGTAACAGTTGATCCTTATGATGAAGCATTTTATGCGCCAACCAAGGCCATCGGCAGATATATGTCCAAGGAAGATGCCGATAACGAGATAAAAAAAGGAAACTTTGTTAAAGAAGATCCCGGCAAAGGCTACAGACGTATAGTCGCAGCGCCCAAGCCAATTGATATAGTTGAAATTGATGCAATCAAAGCCCTTGTAGATGCAGGCCAGATCGTAATTGCATGCGGAGGCGGCGGAATTCCTGTTATCCAGCAGGGACACATCCTCAAGGGTGCATCAGCAGTCATAGAAAAAGATGCCATCGCCGGCAAGCTTGCTGCTGACCTTAAGTCAGACAAGCTCATAATCCTCACATCCGTTCCTTATGTATACAAGAACTTCCAGAAAGAGGGCCAGGAGGAAATCTCCAAGATGTCCGTTTCTGAAGCTAAGGCATATATTGAGGCAGGTGAATTTGGCGAGACAGACATGCTTCCCAAAATAGAAGCAGCAATTGAGTTCCTTGAATCCAACCACGACGGCGAAGTTGTTATCACTTCTCTTGGAAGCGTCAAGGATGCGCTCAAGGGTAAAGCCGGTACTCGTATCACTTTCTGA